A single window of Terriglobia bacterium DNA harbors:
- a CDS encoding amidohydrolase family protein, which produces MRFASWPLCSLVMAASLYAAQDKPVVIQADTMLDGKGGVVRNTGIQIEGARIVKVGPGAPAGSTIYDLRGLTVLPGWIDTHVHLDWHFGLDGRYATRDSASLTMACEAENAYATLMAGFTTVQCVGANIDKDLRDVIARGVLPGPRVLTSLAALTSPNMTPDQIREYVKKTAANGADLIKIFASRSIRDGGGQTLSAEQIQAACGEATRRGLRTLVHAYGDDAIKASVLAGCTSIEHGTLVSEEMLRLMAEHGTYFDPNIGLVKQNYLENRSHYQGIGNYNDEGFAAMEKAIPVDLAMFKKALAIKGLKIVFGTDAVAGAHGRNVEELIYRVQKGGQDPMAAIIAMTSLAAQSLKDRHDRAEHGG; this is translated from the coding sequence ATGAGATTCGCATCGTGGCCTCTCTGCAGCCTTGTCATGGCAGCTTCCCTGTATGCAGCTCAGGACAAGCCGGTCGTGATTCAGGCCGATACCATGCTGGATGGCAAAGGCGGCGTGGTTCGTAACACCGGCATTCAAATCGAAGGCGCGCGCATTGTCAAAGTCGGGCCGGGTGCGCCCGCAGGCTCCACCATCTACGACCTGCGGGGCTTGACCGTGCTCCCCGGCTGGATCGACACCCACGTTCACCTCGACTGGCATTTCGGCCTCGACGGGCGGTATGCAACGAGGGATTCGGCTTCGCTGACAATGGCCTGCGAAGCGGAGAACGCATACGCTACCCTGATGGCCGGCTTCACTACCGTGCAATGCGTGGGCGCAAATATCGACAAGGACCTGCGCGACGTCATTGCGCGCGGTGTCCTGCCCGGGCCGAGGGTGTTGACCTCCCTGGCAGCATTGACCAGTCCCAATATGACTCCGGACCAGATCCGGGAATATGTCAAGAAGACCGCGGCCAATGGAGCCGACCTGATCAAGATCTTCGCCTCCAGGAGCATCCGTGACGGCGGTGGCCAGACCCTGAGCGCCGAGCAGATCCAGGCAGCCTGCGGAGAGGCCACCAGGCGGGGTCTGCGCACGTTGGTGCACGCGTATGGCGACGATGCCATCAAGGCCTCCGTCCTGGCGGGATGCACCAGCATCGAACACGGCACGCTCGTCAGCGAGGAGATGCTCAGGCTGATGGCGGAACATGGCACCTATTTCGACCCGAACATCGGCCTGGTCAAGCAGAACTACCTGGAGAACAGATCCCACTACCAGGGTATCGGCAACTACAACGATGAGGGCTTCGCAGCGATGGAGAAAGCCATTCCGGTCGACCTCGCCATGTTCAAGAAAGCGTTGGCCATCAAGGGTCTCAAAATCGTTTTCGGGACCGATGCTGTGGCCGGCGCGCACGGCCGCAATGTGGAGGAGCTGATCTACCGGGTCCAGAAGGGAGGCCAGGATCCGATGGCAGCGATCATCGCCATGACCTCGCTGGCGGCCCAATCGCTGAAAGATCGGCACGATCGCGCCGAACATGGAGGCTGA
- a CDS encoding aldo/keto reductase has product MTRISRRTFVANTAALAGAGLLGQRRPLPPDSAPEIPRRPFGNTGVEVTMVGLGGGSRFFIPVPDDEHGAELVRRAIDRGIRFIETGANYGDKNESEVRIGMAMKTRRSQVFLETKVDARDYDGAMREMERSLKLLQTDKLDLVLHHNLSRAAEIDRLLAENGADRAIRKMVDQKAVRFRGFSCHAPQLLLDGIKRIEPQAIQVIANATRVPDVESEVLPLAKARGIAVVVMKSCGKGYFLPHNFTKPDRIDQYGPPAGVFERTDLPTAREYLHYALTLPVATVVIGIDSLETLDAVTRDISGFKPLTAATMASIADRAQVFRTTGFWIPGRG; this is encoded by the coding sequence ATGACCCGCATCTCGCGCCGCACGTTTGTTGCCAATACCGCCGCTCTTGCAGGCGCCGGGCTGCTAGGGCAGCGACGGCCGCTCCCGCCGGACTCCGCGCCGGAAATCCCTCGCAGGCCATTCGGAAATACCGGAGTTGAGGTTACCATGGTGGGCCTCGGCGGCGGCAGCCGTTTTTTCATCCCCGTGCCGGATGATGAGCACGGCGCAGAGCTTGTGCGCCGGGCCATCGATCGCGGCATCCGATTCATCGAGACAGGTGCAAATTACGGTGACAAAAATGAGAGCGAGGTGCGCATCGGCATGGCCATGAAGACGCGCCGGTCTCAGGTCTTCCTGGAAACCAAGGTGGACGCGCGCGATTACGATGGAGCCATGCGCGAAATGGAGCGCAGCCTGAAGCTCCTGCAGACCGACAAGCTCGACCTGGTGCTGCACCACAACCTCAGCCGGGCGGCCGAGATCGACCGGCTGCTGGCGGAAAACGGCGCCGATCGCGCCATTCGCAAAATGGTCGATCAAAAGGCGGTCCGCTTCCGCGGCTTCTCATGTCATGCTCCGCAGTTGCTCCTGGACGGCATAAAAAGAATCGAGCCCCAGGCAATCCAGGTCATCGCGAACGCTACGCGTGTCCCTGATGTTGAGTCGGAGGTCCTGCCGCTGGCAAAGGCGCGCGGCATCGCCGTCGTCGTCATGAAATCCTGCGGCAAGGGCTATTTTCTGCCGCACAACTTTACCAAGCCGGACCGCATTGATCAGTACGGCCCGCCGGCAGGCGTTTTCGAGCGCACAGACCTGCCCACGGCGCGGGAGTACCTCCATTACGCGCTCACGCTGCCGGTGGCGACCGTGGTCATCGGCATCGACTCGCTCGAGACCCTCGATGCCGTGACCAGAGACATTTCCGGGTTCAAACCATTGACCGCGGCGACCATGGCGTCGATCGCCGACAGGGCGCAGGTTTTCAGGACGACCGGCTTCTGGATTCCAGGTCGCGGTTGA
- a CDS encoding glycosyltransferase family 2 protein — protein sequence MNERPHSISAFFPACNDVGSIGKIIHTMAWLLPKLTDDYEIVVVDDGSMDGTADLLHVLAREYPFLKVIHHGVNRGYGAALITGFANCSKDLIFYTDGDGQYDVEELPQLLNAFRDGVDVVNGYKISRSDPRHRILAGLIYRHLMRLLFRLNVRDVDCDFRLFRRSLLARTQLTCDSGVICIEMVKRFQDEGCRIVEVPVHHYHRSSGSSQFFRFRHLRRVFIQLFTAWWKLVVRRERLRSDPLRDLGAVIRDSGLPR from the coding sequence ATGAACGAGCGGCCGCATTCCATCTCGGCCTTCTTTCCTGCCTGCAATGACGTAGGCTCCATCGGCAAAATCATTCATACGATGGCCTGGCTGCTGCCGAAGCTGACGGACGACTACGAAATCGTGGTCGTGGATGATGGCTCGATGGATGGGACCGCAGACTTGCTGCACGTCCTGGCACGGGAATATCCGTTCCTCAAGGTGATCCACCACGGAGTCAACCGAGGTTACGGTGCCGCCCTGATCACAGGCTTCGCAAATTGTTCCAAGGATCTGATTTTCTACACCGATGGAGATGGCCAGTACGACGTAGAAGAGTTGCCGCAGCTCCTGAATGCCTTCCGCGATGGTGTGGATGTGGTCAATGGTTACAAAATCTCCCGATCCGATCCCAGACACCGAATCCTTGCCGGCCTGATTTATCGTCATCTTATGCGATTGTTGTTCCGGTTGAACGTCAGGGACGTGGACTGTGACTTTCGGTTGTTCAGGCGGAGTCTTCTGGCGCGCACCCAACTTACATGCGACAGCGGCGTGATCTGCATCGAGATGGTGAAGAGGTTTCAGGACGAAGGATGCCGGATCGTCGAAGTTCCTGTGCATCATTACCACCGCTCTTCCGGGAGCAGCCAGTTCTTCAGATTCAGGCATCTCCGCAGAGTTTTCATTCAACTCTTTACCGCCTGGTGGAAGCTCGTGGTGCGCCGCGAGCGCCTGCGCAGTGACCCCTTGCGGGATCTGGGAGCGGTCATCCGGGATTCCGGCCTTCCCCGTTGA
- a CDS encoding DegT/DnrJ/EryC1/StrS family aminotransferase, with protein MMLVPFLELKRESERCRAEIEQTIARVLKSGRYILGPELEALETEFARYLKVPFAVGVASGTDALTLALEAAGIIQPGKNDEVITSALSAAFSALAICRAGAVPRFADVDPATLQIDPGRIEPLIGGRTRAILPVHLYGHVGDLHGIAELARKYHLTIVEDACQAHGSRWKGASLGTLSLAAGFSFYPTKNLGALGDAGMVVTADEAVSTRVKKLRHGGQSRAYHHELLGYNSRLDEMQAAVLRLKLEGLETRNEVRRRRAARYDEAFADLDLTVLPVAAGFLPNRHLYPVRTPRRDTLRRFLMDHGIETLVHYPAPLPQQPALKQFVLAGQEFPVAEKAAREIFSLPLYPELTDEELQYTIQIVRRFFKM; from the coding sequence ATGATGCTTGTCCCCTTCCTTGAACTCAAGCGTGAGTCCGAGCGCTGTCGCGCGGAGATAGAGCAGACGATCGCGCGCGTCTTGAAGAGCGGCCGGTACATACTCGGCCCCGAGTTGGAGGCGCTGGAAACCGAGTTTGCCCGGTACCTGAAGGTTCCCTTCGCCGTGGGGGTCGCATCCGGCACGGACGCCCTCACTCTCGCGCTCGAGGCCGCGGGGATCATTCAGCCCGGCAAAAACGACGAGGTTATTACCTCTGCTCTGTCAGCGGCTTTCAGCGCCCTGGCGATCTGCCGGGCCGGGGCCGTTCCTCGTTTTGCGGATGTTGATCCGGCCACCCTTCAGATCGATCCAGGCCGGATCGAGCCGTTGATCGGCGGGCGTACTCGGGCGATACTTCCTGTCCATTTGTACGGACACGTCGGCGACCTCCATGGGATCGCGGAACTGGCGCGCAAATATCATCTGACCATAGTGGAGGATGCATGCCAGGCACATGGCTCTCGATGGAAGGGGGCATCTCTTGGTACCCTGAGCCTGGCGGCCGGATTCAGTTTCTATCCCACCAAGAACCTGGGGGCTCTGGGCGATGCGGGAATGGTAGTCACAGCGGATGAAGCTGTCTCAACTCGGGTCAAGAAACTCAGGCACGGCGGACAGAGCCGCGCTTATCACCATGAACTGCTCGGCTACAACTCGCGTCTGGACGAAATGCAGGCTGCCGTGCTCAGGCTCAAGCTGGAAGGATTAGAAACGCGGAACGAGGTGCGGAGGCGGCGGGCGGCCCGTTACGATGAAGCGTTTGCAGATCTGGATCTCACCGTCCTGCCCGTGGCGGCGGGCTTCCTGCCCAACCGCCACCTCTACCCAGTGCGGACTCCGCGGCGTGACACCCTGCGCCGCTTCCTGATGGACCACGGGATAGAGACGCTCGTGCACTATCCTGCCCCGCTTCCACAGCAACCTGCGCTGAAGCAGTTTGTGCTCGCGGGCCAGGAATTTCCCGTCGCGGAGAAAGCCGCACGCGAGATCTTCTCGCTCCCGCTTTACCCGGAGCTCACGGATGAGGAGTTGCAGTACACGATCCAAATCGTGCGCCGGTTTTTCAAAATGTAG
- a CDS encoding glycosyltransferase family 2 protein yields MKLSVVVPVYNEKKTVLQILDRIRRVDLPKEIIIVDDFSTDGTRVILQGLPPSDDLKIIFQPENRGKGAALRRGFEAVSGDIVVIQDADLEYDPAEYHALIQPILANKADVVYGSRFLSGPHRVLLFWHSVGNRFLTTLSNMLTDLNLTDMETCYKVFRADVLRKLRFREDRFGFEPEFTAKVARSRCRIYEVPISYSGRDYSEGKKIGWKDGIAAVYFIIKYRFMD; encoded by the coding sequence ATGAAACTCTCCGTTGTCGTACCGGTCTACAACGAGAAAAAAACCGTTCTGCAGATTTTGGACAGAATCCGGAGAGTGGATCTTCCCAAGGAGATCATCATCGTTGATGACTTCTCTACGGATGGCACGCGTGTGATTCTCCAGGGATTGCCCCCTTCTGATGATTTGAAGATCATCTTCCAACCTGAAAACCGGGGGAAGGGTGCGGCATTGCGCCGCGGATTTGAAGCGGTCTCGGGCGACATCGTCGTGATCCAGGATGCCGACCTCGAATATGATCCGGCCGAATATCACGCGTTAATTCAGCCGATCCTCGCGAATAAGGCGGATGTTGTCTATGGTTCCCGCTTCCTGAGCGGCCCCCACCGTGTGCTGTTATTCTGGCATTCGGTAGGAAACCGTTTCCTGACAACGCTATCCAACATGCTGACCGATCTGAACCTCACGGATATGGAAACCTGCTACAAAGTCTTTCGCGCAGATGTACTGCGCAAGTTGAGGTTTCGGGAAGACCGGTTTGGATTCGAGCCGGAATTCACCGCCAAGGTTGCCAGAAGCCGATGCAGGATTTATGAGGTCCCGATTTCCTACAGCGGCCGTGATTACTCGGAAGGCAAGAAGATCGGCTGGAAGGACGGAATCGCCGCCGTCTATTTCATCATCAAGTACCGATTCATGGATTGA
- a CDS encoding glycosyltransferase family 4 protein — MRVVWISHSESLSAGAELCLWEGARGLAAEGHEVRVVVPAPGRLAERLQSVNVAVTVIPYRWWMHARFRLPFRRLCRNVPAARRLARLLRQLRPDVVITNTLAVPIGAFAARWAGIPHVWHIHEFGLEDHGLAFDFGNFLSLSCINRLSNRVIVNSRAVFAKFRPRIPESKLRLIYYAAEIAGPLEQVEAGKDPFRLSLVGRICPGKRQEDAVRAVSWLAQRGLKVRLSLVGNENLDYGRFLRCLAKELGVGEQIEFVAFTENPSVHFARSHVALVCSRSEAFGRVTIEAMKLGKPVVGADGAATSELIRDGVTGFLYKPGDGEDLGAKIEALYRNRLLLGEMGENAKDWSRRTFNMANYTSALLEVLEEAVAAYRQA; from the coding sequence ATGAGAGTCGTCTGGATTTCCCACAGCGAGAGCCTGAGTGCCGGGGCCGAACTCTGCTTATGGGAGGGGGCCAGAGGTCTGGCTGCAGAGGGCCACGAAGTTCGTGTCGTTGTGCCTGCGCCCGGACGGCTTGCCGAGCGCCTGCAAAGCGTGAATGTAGCCGTGACAGTCATCCCCTACCGCTGGTGGATGCACGCGCGCTTCCGGCTGCCCTTCCGACGGCTTTGCCGGAACGTGCCGGCAGCGCGCAGGCTCGCGCGCCTGCTCCGGCAGCTCCGACCTGATGTCGTGATAACGAACACTCTTGCAGTTCCCATTGGGGCTTTCGCTGCACGGTGGGCCGGCATTCCTCACGTCTGGCACATCCACGAGTTCGGCCTCGAGGATCACGGGCTGGCGTTCGATTTCGGCAATTTCCTGAGTCTCTCCTGCATCAACAGGCTCTCAAACAGGGTAATTGTCAATTCCCGCGCTGTTTTTGCCAAATTTCGACCCCGCATCCCTGAATCCAAGCTTCGGTTGATCTATTATGCGGCCGAGATCGCGGGGCCGCTGGAGCAGGTGGAAGCAGGCAAGGATCCTTTCCGTTTGAGCCTCGTGGGGCGAATCTGCCCCGGGAAGCGGCAGGAGGATGCAGTAAGGGCAGTGTCCTGGCTGGCGCAGAGAGGGCTCAAAGTGCGCCTTTCTCTCGTCGGGAACGAGAACCTGGACTACGGCCGTTTTCTGCGCTGCCTGGCGAAAGAGCTTGGCGTCGGGGAACAGATTGAATTTGTCGCTTTCACGGAGAATCCTTCTGTCCACTTCGCCCGATCGCATGTCGCCCTGGTGTGTTCGAGAAGCGAGGCATTCGGACGGGTGACGATAGAAGCCATGAAGCTGGGGAAACCCGTGGTGGGTGCCGACGGCGCCGCCACCAGCGAATTGATCCGGGATGGCGTCACCGGATTTCTCTATAAGCCTGGTGATGGGGAGGACCTGGGCGCGAAGATCGAAGCGCTCTATCGTAATCGGCTTCTTTTAGGTGAAATGGGGGAGAATGCAAAGGACTGGTCGAGGCGAACGTTTAATATGGCGAACTACACATCCGCTCTGCTGGAGGTATTGGAGGAAGCGGTTGCGGCTTACCGGCAAGCATAA
- a CDS encoding class I SAM-dependent methyltransferase produces MERAEALRRESEDSFIRALELLYLSTIRVENILDFGCGLGLTVQLLREKLGLNAVGVDLSADFVETDYLHRCDLETLSGKYPPGHFDAIYTIEVFEHLEHPGRILSLLGALLKPQGKILINTSTREYLDKYDPERDYIDPLRRGHISIYSLKSLAHLATSIGRNAEFLGDRKYEVILSPADGQPAYPHPENIAHIRRLGDWCPVFLREYMRLVFLEREFETRSAWAAKLQKVVETLSPGAQHSPPKMPFWKKLWRGTTRRRTTII; encoded by the coding sequence ATGGAGCGTGCCGAAGCCCTGCGGCGGGAAAGCGAAGACAGCTTCATCCGTGCGCTTGAACTCCTTTACCTCTCGACGATCAGGGTCGAGAACATTCTGGACTTCGGATGCGGTCTGGGCCTCACGGTCCAACTGCTGCGGGAGAAGCTGGGTTTAAACGCTGTGGGCGTCGATCTGTCTGCCGATTTTGTGGAAACCGATTACCTGCACCGCTGTGATCTAGAGACGTTGTCGGGCAAGTACCCGCCGGGACATTTCGACGCGATATACACGATTGAAGTTTTTGAGCATCTCGAGCATCCCGGGCGGATCCTTTCGTTGCTCGGCGCGCTGTTGAAACCCCAAGGAAAGATACTCATCAACACCAGCACGCGCGAATATCTCGACAAGTATGATCCCGAGCGGGATTACATTGATCCGCTGCGGCGTGGTCACATCAGCATTTACTCTCTCAAGAGTCTTGCGCATCTGGCAACCTCGATCGGTCGCAACGCGGAATTCCTCGGCGATCGCAAATACGAGGTAATCCTGTCGCCCGCGGATGGACAGCCGGCCTATCCGCATCCGGAGAACATCGCGCACATCCGCAGGCTTGGAGATTGGTGTCCGGTTTTCCTTCGGGAATATATGCGCCTGGTCTTCCTGGAACGGGAGTTTGAAACCCGGAGTGCTTGGGCGGCGAAGCTGCAGAAGGTGGTGGAAACCCTCAGCCCCGGAGCGCAGCACTCCCCGCCAAAAATGCCGTTCTGGAAAAAGCTTTGGCGAGGGACAACAAGGCGCCGAACGACGATTATTTGA
- a CDS encoding glycosyltransferase, translating into MTVRRRPGSATECPARGRTRCRRPILGLASSGIISSIAAAVKDKPELAILIPCYNEEITVGKVIEDFRAQLPGAAIYVFDNCCTDRSAEVAREHGARVISEARQGKGYVVDSMLDTVDADLYVLVDGDDTYPAESVHDLLNPVRSGKADMVVGARLTQFAGGSFRPLHMFGNRLVCNLINRIFHADLTDIMSGYRAFNRKVVQRIPVDSSGFEVETELTVQMLYYRLKLMEVTILYRGRPEGSVSKLRTLPDGLRVLWKLFSLFRNFKPLTFFGGLGLLVLALGILAGIPPIYGFVQSGYTEVRRFPLAILAVGLVLLASILAFLGIILHAVNWRFKELHNVIVRQRR; encoded by the coding sequence ATGACCGTCCGCCGGAGGCCAGGCTCCGCGACAGAATGTCCGGCACGGGGACGGACCCGATGCCGGCGACCCATTCTGGGCTTGGCATCAAGCGGGATAATAAGTAGTATTGCGGCTGCCGTGAAAGACAAGCCTGAACTCGCGATCCTGATTCCCTGCTACAACGAGGAAATTACTGTCGGCAAGGTCATCGAGGACTTCCGCGCTCAGCTGCCTGGCGCGGCCATCTATGTATTCGACAACTGCTGCACCGATCGCAGTGCTGAGGTCGCGCGCGAGCACGGGGCCCGTGTAATCTCGGAAGCGCGGCAGGGCAAAGGTTACGTGGTGGACTCAATGCTCGACACCGTAGACGCGGATCTCTATGTTCTGGTAGACGGGGACGATACCTATCCTGCCGAGAGCGTCCACGATCTCCTCAACCCGGTTCGATCCGGAAAAGCCGACATGGTAGTCGGCGCCCGGCTCACGCAGTTCGCCGGTGGGAGCTTCCGGCCTCTGCACATGTTCGGCAACCGCCTGGTATGCAACCTGATCAACAGGATCTTTCATGCCGACTTGACCGATATCATGAGCGGGTACCGTGCTTTCAATCGCAAGGTCGTCCAGCGCATTCCCGTGGATTCGTCCGGCTTCGAAGTCGAGACCGAACTGACGGTCCAAATGCTCTATTACCGGCTGAAGTTGATGGAAGTCACGATCCTGTACCGAGGCCGACCCGAGGGGAGTGTTTCCAAACTGCGCACTCTGCCGGACGGTTTGCGTGTGCTTTGGAAGCTCTTCAGTCTTTTTCGTAACTTCAAACCCTTGACCTTTTTCGGCGGTCTCGGGCTTCTCGTTTTAGCCCTGGGAATTCTGGCCGGCATTCCGCCGATCTATGGTTTTGTGCAGAGCGGCTACACCGAGGTCAGGCGATTTCCCCTGGCGATCCTGGCGGTGGGGCTGGTCTTGCTGGCCTCGATCCTGGCATTTCTCGGGATCATTCTCCACGCCGTCAATTGGCGCTTCAAGGAACTCCACAATGTCATAGTCCGGCAGCGTCGCTAG
- a CDS encoding 4Fe-4S dicluster domain-containing protein, whose amino-acid sequence MSYNINEECINCGACEPECPNKAIYAGGEEYELNGQMHPALSEEYYYIVADKCTECVGFHDEKQCVSVCPVDACVADPNHTESKDQLLSKAKVLHPDKTF is encoded by the coding sequence ATGTCGTACAACATTAACGAGGAGTGCATCAACTGCGGCGCTTGCGAACCCGAGTGCCCCAACAAAGCGATCTACGCCGGCGGTGAGGAGTACGAATTGAACGGCCAGATGCATCCGGCCCTTTCCGAAGAGTACTACTATATCGTTGCTGACAAGTGCACCGAGTGCGTGGGCTTTCACGACGAAAAGCAGTGCGTGTCCGTGTGCCCCGTGGATGCCTGTGTCGCGGACCCGAATCACACCGAGTCCAAGGATCAGCTTCTGTCGAAAGCGAAAGTTCTGCATCCGGACAAAACCTTTTAG
- the asd gene encoding aspartate-semialdehyde dehydrogenase — MAARIPVGVLGATGTVGQKFIRLLENHPWFEVAELAASERSAGRPYEEVVAWKQSTPIPDAVRHLELRPCLADLECRLVFSGLDAGIAGPIEDSFAQAGYVVLSNSRNHRLDPDVPLIIPEVNAGHLGLIPEQRQNRKSHGYIVTNSNCSTMFLALALGPLHRAFTVEQVMVVTMQAISGAGYPGVPALDILGNVIPYIGGEEEKMEIETRKILGRFNGKTVDLADFLVSAQCNRVPVEDGHTESVSVKLAARTSAEEIAELLRGFSSLPQQLGLPSAPERPILVMDAPDRPQPRIDAGLACGMAAVVGRIRPCPVLGFKFTLLGHNTVRGAAGASVLNAELLKAQGYLEDSV, encoded by the coding sequence ATGGCTGCAAGAATACCGGTGGGCGTCCTTGGGGCCACGGGAACAGTCGGCCAGAAGTTCATCAGGTTGCTGGAGAATCATCCCTGGTTCGAGGTTGCCGAGTTAGCGGCCTCCGAGCGCTCGGCCGGACGGCCCTATGAAGAAGTGGTGGCCTGGAAGCAATCGACGCCGATTCCGGATGCCGTGCGGCATCTCGAACTGCGCCCCTGCCTTGCGGATCTCGAGTGTCGCCTCGTTTTTTCCGGGCTGGACGCCGGGATTGCCGGTCCGATCGAGGACAGCTTTGCTCAGGCCGGCTATGTCGTGCTGAGCAACTCCAGAAACCACCGGCTCGACCCGGACGTGCCGCTGATCATTCCCGAAGTGAACGCCGGGCATCTCGGGCTGATCCCGGAACAACGTCAAAACCGCAAGTCGCACGGCTACATCGTCACCAACTCGAACTGCTCAACCATGTTTCTCGCGCTGGCTCTCGGCCCTCTCCACCGGGCGTTCACCGTCGAGCAGGTGATGGTGGTGACAATGCAGGCGATCTCCGGCGCCGGCTACCCCGGCGTTCCCGCCCTGGACATCCTCGGCAACGTAATCCCCTATATCGGCGGTGAAGAAGAGAAAATGGAGATCGAAACGCGCAAGATCCTGGGGCGATTCAACGGCAAGACCGTCGATCTTGCTGATTTCCTTGTGAGCGCCCAGTGCAACCGGGTCCCTGTCGAGGATGGGCACACCGAGTCTGTTTCGGTGAAGCTGGCGGCCAGGACTTCGGCAGAGGAGATCGCGGAACTGCTGCGCGGCTTCTCCAGCCTGCCGCAACAGCTGGGCCTTCCCAGCGCGCCTGAACGGCCCATTCTGGTGATGGACGCACCGGACCGCCCGCAACCTCGGATTGATGCCGGCCTGGCGTGCGGCATGGCCGCCGTGGTGGGCCGAATCCGTCCTTGCCCGGTTCTGGGTTTCAAGTTTACCTTGTTGGGACATAACACCGTCCGAGGGGCAGCAGGCGCATCTGTCCTGAATGCCGAATTGCTCAAGGCCCAGGGATATCTGGAGGATTCTGTGTAA
- a CDS encoding dihydrodipicolinate reductase — translation MKIALLGYGKMGKLVETLARQEGWEIGPRLDIHNNAGGRGITKAAMEKVNVAIDFSQPDAVLPNVEAAARLGINLVVGTTGWLSDLEKVEGLIREAGIGMVYGSNFSVGMNLFFEIVARAAQLIGTLPQYDPFLAEQHHQAKKDSPSGTALKLQAILAAHFPNRTLAVACTRSGFIPGNHQVGFDSEADTILLEHRVRSRQGFAEGAILAAKWVSDKKGLYDFHSVFTQILEI, via the coding sequence ATGAAGATTGCGCTCCTCGGCTACGGCAAGATGGGTAAGCTCGTGGAGACGCTGGCCAGGCAGGAAGGCTGGGAAATCGGGCCCAGACTGGACATCCACAACAATGCGGGGGGAAGAGGAATCACAAAGGCGGCCATGGAGAAAGTGAATGTCGCCATTGATTTTTCGCAACCTGACGCAGTCTTGCCCAATGTGGAAGCCGCGGCGCGCCTGGGAATCAACCTGGTGGTCGGGACTACCGGATGGCTGAGCGATTTGGAAAAGGTCGAGGGTCTGATCCGGGAAGCCGGCATCGGCATGGTCTATGGCTCGAATTTTTCGGTCGGAATGAACCTGTTTTTCGAGATTGTCGCGCGCGCGGCCCAGCTTATAGGCACCCTTCCTCAATACGACCCGTTTCTGGCCGAGCAGCATCATCAGGCCAAGAAGGATTCTCCCTCCGGAACCGCGCTCAAGCTGCAGGCAATTCTGGCGGCGCACTTCCCGAATCGCACTCTTGCCGTAGCCTGCACACGGTCAGGATTCATTCCCGGCAACCACCAGGTGGGTTTCGACAGTGAGGCGGATACGATCCTGCTGGAACACCGGGTCCGAAGCAGGCAGGGATTTGCCGAGGGTGCGATCCTGGCCGCCAAATGGGTTTCAGACAAAAAAGGGCTGTACGATTTTCACAGTGTGTTTACGCAAATACTGGAGATATGA
- the dapA gene encoding 4-hydroxy-tetrahydrodipicolinate synthase codes for MSEAEAIKGCGTALVTPFRPDLSLDRETLISLVSWQIQEGIDFLVSCATTGESATLTHEEILEVVRITVKTAAGRLPIVAGAGSNNTAHVIEMVRELEREGADAILSVSPYYNKPTQEGIYQHFRAVAQSTRMPVIIYNVPGRTGSNILPETLLRLAEIPNIYGVKEASNDISQIGDVCTRVPPGFRVFSGDDALTLPVIALGGHGVISVAGNEVPGMMAKFCHACLEGRWDEARAWNRKLYPLMKVNFIESNPIPVKAALALMGKISEVYRLPLVKMGDEARARLAGTLLDLQLVTK; via the coding sequence ATGAGTGAAGCGGAAGCCATCAAAGGATGCGGCACTGCTCTGGTCACGCCCTTCCGGCCTGATCTCAGCCTGGATCGCGAGACGTTGATCTCTCTTGTTTCATGGCAGATCCAGGAAGGAATCGACTTCCTTGTGTCTTGTGCCACGACCGGGGAAAGCGCGACACTGACCCACGAAGAGATTCTGGAGGTTGTGAGGATCACGGTGAAGACCGCAGCGGGGCGTCTCCCAATAGTGGCCGGTGCCGGCAGCAACAACACCGCTCACGTAATCGAAATGGTCCGGGAACTCGAACGCGAGGGCGCAGACGCGATCCTTTCCGTCTCGCCTTATTACAACAAGCCGACACAGGAGGGTATTTACCAGCATTTCCGCGCTGTCGCGCAATCGACCCGGATGCCGGTCATCATCTATAATGTCCCGGGCCGCACGGGCAGCAACATACTGCCGGAGACGCTGCTGCGGCTTGCCGAGATTCCGAACATCTACGGCGTGAAAGAGGCCAGTAACGATATTTCCCAGATCGGCGACGTCTGTACGCGCGTTCCTCCGGGCTTTCGAGTTTTTTCCGGCGATGATGCGCTCACTCTTCCCGTGATCGCCCTAGGCGGTCACGGTGTGATCTCGGTTGCCGGCAACGAGGTGCCGGGAATGATGGCGAAATTCTGCCACGCCTGCCTGGAGGGGCGATGGGACGAAGCGCGAGCCTGGAACCGCAAGCTCTATCCGCTGATGAAGGTCAATTTTATCGAGAGCAATCCGATTCCCGTGAAAGCCGCGCTGGCGCTCATGGGGAAGATTTCCGAGGTCTACCGGTTGCCTCTGGTGAAAATGGGCGACGAAGCGCGCGCCCGGCTCGCCGGAACCCTCCTGGACCTCCAGTTGGTGACGAAATGA